The DNA region CGGGGCAAGGTGTTCGAGCTGGTACAGGCCCACCCGCCCTCTCGCCACCGCCGGACCCTGGTCCTGGAGCAGGCGGCCGCGGCCCTCTCCCAGGAGCGCCACCTTTCCGCCGAGGACATGGCCGACCTCCTGTACGCGGACCTGCCCGACCAGCAGCGGCTGGTCGCCTTCGACCCGCCGGAGCCCCGGGAACTTGTCGAACGCTTCAATCTCGCCCAGGCCCAGGGGATGCTCTACCGCGCCTACAGCCTCGTCATCACCGCCCGGCGCAACGAGCCCGCGCGGTACAAGCAACTGCTCAAGTACACGAAGCTCTTCGGCCTGATGGTCACCGTCGAGGGGGACGCGGACTACGGCTTCACCCTGACAATGGACGGGCCCACGTCCCTGTTCGGGGGCACGACCCGCTACGGCCTGGCGATGGCGAAGTTTCTCCCCGCCCTGCTCCACGTCACGAAGTGGGACCTGACCGCGACCCTGAAGCCGAGGACGGACCTGGACTGGGTGGACAATAGCGAGTCCGAGTGGCTGTTCGAGCTGACGAGCGAGGACGGGTACGTCAGCCACTACAAGCCGCCGGAGGAACATGACTCCGCCCTGGAGTCCGGGTTCTCCGACCGTTTCGCCAGGCTCGACACCCCCTGGACCCTGGAGCGGGAGGTGGACCTCGTGCCGGTGCCCGGGGGCGTGATCGTGCCGGACTTCCGGCTGGTGCACCCGAGCGGCCGAAGCGTCCTGATGGAGATCGTGGGCTACTGGCGCCCGGAGTACCTGCGCAAGAAGTTCGAGCTCCTCCGCAAGTCCGGGCGACAGGACGTGATCGTGTGTGTGTCCGAGCGACTGAACCTGGAACGCGCGGGCGTGGACCCCAGCGACTTCGATGAGCGGCTGGTGTGGTTCAAGGGCGTCTTGAATCCCAAGGACGTGCTGGCGACAGCCGAACGCTGGCTCGGCGACGCAACGCCCACCTGAGCGCGCCCCATCCCCCATCAGGGATGTGGTGGCCCGTTCCCCTGATTGTCCAAGGGAATGGCTTACCTGTGCGCTACGCCGTTTTCCCGATGGCACTCCCTTGCACCCTGGGTACTCTTCATAGAGGTGACGCTGTGACGAACCGCTCTCACCACCCCGAACGACGGGTGCCCGAGCTGGTGCACCTCCGCCCGGACCTCAAGCGACCATACCGGTTCTCTGTTCGGCGGTCCTCCCGCGAGTCGGCGAACTGGGGAACGGCAGTGCCAGCAGACCCTCAGCTTGTGCATCGGCAAGCCGAGGTGTTGATGGTGGTCGTCGTTCAACGGCAGGGCGCCGCGTTGTGGACGCGGAGATCATGGGTTCGAGGCCCAGCGATCATCCCGTGGGGAGCTGGCCGAGCAGCGAAGGCGCACGGGGGAGTGAATCCTCCCTGCCCCCCCTGCACAGGTGGGCCGCTTGATGGAAAAGAGCCTGACCCACGACCTGTGGAGACTGCCGGTTCGGCTCCAGCACACCACGGTTCCCTCCGTACCGAGAACGGAGGTTCAGGAGGACGTCTATGAACCTCACGACCCTCAAGGCCCGACACCTCATCGCCCGCAAGGAGAGGAACGCCCCTCAGGCCGCCGTGCTCGGTCGCGTCATCGGCGATACCGAGACCCAGGTGAAGAACAGGCCCGGAACCGACCAGGGCGCCCTGGTGACAGGTGTGCTGGCCGACCAGCTCACGGCGATGCTCAGGGAGCGCGCCCAGTTGGCGGGCCTGGGCCGCGACACGGCCCGGGTGGACGTGGAGTTGGCCGTCCTGCAGGCCCTGGACACGGAGGTCAGGCAGGAGCAGGCGCGTGTGGACGCCGAGCGGCTTGCCCGGCAGCTCTCGCCCGAGGCGCTAGAGGCGTCGGTCCGGGAGGCGGTGGGGGGTGGCGCCACCGATCTCGGCGCCGTGATGAAGTGGCTCAAGGAGCGGCACGGCGGGACCTACGATGGCCGCCTCGCCAGCCAGACCGCTCGGCGAATCCTCGCAGGTGGCTAACGAGGGTGCATCAATGTCAACTGGAGTCGTGACTTCGCTGCGGCGAGGCTGACCAGACCGGGCGGAACCCCGGGTCCCCGGGCGTGGCCGGGGCAGACCGGGAGTTCTGCCCGGTCATTGTTGGTCGGCGGGTGTTGCCGCGGCGGACCCTGTGCCGTCAAAGAGGCCGCGTCGTTCGGGTCCGCGCACCTTCTGCCGCAGCCTGTAGCGGTCAACGGCCCTTCAACCTGCGCTCCTCGCGTGCCGCCTCTTCCCGGATGGCCGCCCGGAGCAGCTACCCGAAGCCCGCCTTCTCGATGTGCAGCACGAGATCCCTCACGGTCGTCCTGAGGGCCGTCGCCGTGTCCCCCAGGTGCCACTCGTGCGCGGCGAGCTGGCTGGGCAGGTGGGCACGGCGGACCTGGGCGGCCGGGAGCTGGAACGTCTGAAGGTAGAGCACTTCCCCGTCCTGGCACACGAGGCGCTCCCCGACGTGGTTGGGTTGTGCCGCATCGAGATCGGTGATGAACCGCTCCGGCGTGAGTTTTCCCGGCTGGTCGACGCAGCGGCTCCGGAGGGGGCGGTCCAGCAGATCCGCGAGCTTCCCACCTGTCCCGGCGCAGGGTCAGGCCGAAGTGAGGCGGTCCACCTCCGCGAGGTCCTCCGGGGTGAGCGTCCACTCGGCCGCCGCAACGTTCTGGTCGATCTGCTCGGGCCGCGTGGCCCCGGCGATCACGCTGCCCGTCACGTCGCTCGCCAGCAGCCAACTCAACGCCAGGTCCAGCAGGGTGTGCCCCCTCGCCTCGGCGAACTGGCGCAACTCCTCCACCACCCGCCAGTTGCGTTCCGTCAGGTAGCGGTTCTGCGCGTTCTCCGACCCGGTGATCCGCGCGCCCTCTGGTAAGGGCTGTCCGGCCCGGTACTTCCCGCTCAACAGGCCGCTCGCCAGCGGGAAGTACGGCAGCAGGCCCAGCCCCAGCTCGCGCATCGTGGGGATCAGCTCCCCCTCGATGTCCCGCACCAGCAGGCTGTACTCGTCCTGGCAGGAGGTGAAGCGGGACAGCCCCAGCCGCCTGGCCGCCTCGTCCGCCGCCCGCACGCCCGGGGCATCCATGTTGGACACGCCGACGTGACCCACCAGGCCCTCGCGGACCAGTTCATCCAGGGCGCCCAGCGTGTCCTCAATGGGGGTATCGGGGTCGGGGCGGTGGAGCTGGTACAGGTCGAGGTGGTCGGTGCCCAGGCGGCGCAGGCTGGCTTCCAGCGCCTGACGGACGTAGGCGGGCCGGGCGCCCTGAAGCTCGCCGCTGTCGTCCATGGGCAGGCCGAACTTGCTGGCGAGGACGATGTTCGCCCGTTCTGATCCCAGCGCCCGGCCCAGCATGGTTTCCGATCCTCCCCGGTTGCCGTAGACGTCGGCGGTGTCGAAGAGGGTGATGCCCCGGTCGAGCGCCCGCCGGACGACAGCATCGGTGGCGGCCTGGTCGAGGCGCCCGCCGAAGTTGTTGCACCCGAGACCGACGGCGGAGACCCGAAGGCCGGAGTGACCCAAGACGCGCATCTGCATGGGGGCATGCTAGGTCAGAATGAGCCTCGCTCACGAAGGAGGTTCCTTCCGTCGACCCGCGGCAAGGTCGCCCGGGCGGGCGCGGCCGACGGATCTGGCCGATGCACCAGCTTGCACACCCCTCGCACGCCCGACGCACACTCGGGGATGCCCAGCCAGGAGGGTGAGGAAACGGTTGCGCAGGCGGGTCGGCGCGGGGTGTGTGCACCCAGTTCGTTCGGGAGGCAAGATCACAGCCTGGCGGGGGCTGGCGAGCTACCAGGACCCCGAAATGGGCAAGCAGCGCCGGGAAGTCCGAGACCCGCAAGACGAGGGAGGCGCCGATTGGGGATCAGCCAGGTGGGGGGACGCCGGGATGCACGACCACCCGCACGCAGGCTGCCCCAGGTCACGGCCCGCTCGCTCCGACCGCCGCGAGAGGGCTGCGACGTCGGTGGACTTCACCTCCTGTCGGCGCCGGACCCCCGGGCTGCGTCCTGCCAGGTCCACAATGCCCCGAGGGGAACGGCGTGCAGCCGTTCGCCGAAGGGCAGCACGCGCTCTCCGGTGTAGAGCACCACTCCCCGGTGGAAGTGGGCGGCGTCCTCGCTCAGGGCACGCAGGCCGCCGAAGTCCCTGCCCGTCACGGTGGCGGCCGCCTTGACCTCCACGCCCACCACCCTCCCATCGCGCGCCTCCAGCACTGCGTCCACCTCCGCGCCGCCCGCCGTGCGGTAGTGGTAGAGCCTCGCGCTCACCGCGCTCCAGCTGAGCTGGCGCTGCAACTCGCCGACCACGAAGTTCTCCAGCAGCGCGCCCAGGCTGCCCCGGTCCTGCGAGAAGCGCGCCTCGCCCACCCCCAGCAGGTGGGCCGCCAGCCCCGTGTCGGGCAGGTACACCTTGGGTGCCTTGATCAGGCGCTTGCCGACGTTGCTCGACCACGCGGGCAGGGTGTCCACCAGGTACAGGGCGCGCAGCAACTCCAGGTAGCGCGTGAGGGTGACGTTGTTCAGGGCCGCGTCACGCCCCAGGTCGCTGGCGTTGAGCAGGTTCCCGGCCCGCGCGGCGAGGAGCGTGAGGAGCCGGGGCAGTTCCGTCACGCCCGCGATCCGGCTGAGGTCGCGCACGTCGCGCTCGATCAGGGTGGTGAGGTAGTCGCCAAACCACGCGGCGCGCCGACGTTCGCTGCCACGGGCGACGGCCTCGGGATAGCCGCCGCGCAGGAGGCGGGCGCTGAGGTCGTCCGGTCTGCCGCCCGCAGGGAGTGTGCCCGGCAGCGACTCCGCGAACAGGGCGGCGGGAAAGTCCTCGCGCACGCCTTCCTGTTCGCCCTGGGACAGGGGCCACAGGTGTTGAAGGCTGACCCGCCCGGCCAGCGAGTCGGCCACCCGGGGCAGGGTCAGCACGTTGGCGCTCCCGGTGAGCACGAATCTCCCGGGCTGACGGTCACGGTCCACGCTGGCCTTGATGGGCAGCAGGAGTTCGGGCG from Deinococcus aetherius includes:
- a CDS encoding DUF790 family protein, yielding MLPTELLLFRVKAGLVEPRRLKPHSNNLGLAGQLIATFEANLGRRRADLDDDLKTLEAGRADFKVIRGLAQLLTTGAATFETGGDVEPGVVRGKVFELVQAHPPSRHRRTLVLEQAAAALSQERHLSAEDMADLLYADLPDQQRLVAFDPPEPRELVERFNLAQAQGMLYRAYSLVITARRNEPARYKQLLKYTKLFGLMVTVEGDADYGFTLTMDGPTSLFGGTTRYGLAMAKFLPALLHVTKWDLTATLKPRTDLDWVDNSESEWLFELTSEDGYVSHYKPPEEHDSALESGFSDRFARLDTPWTLEREVDLVPVPGGVIVPDFRLVHPSGRSVLMEIVGYWRPEYLRKKFELLRKSGRQDVIVCVSERLNLERAGVDPSDFDERLVWFKGVLNPKDVLATAERWLGDATPT
- a CDS encoding ATP-binding protein encodes the protein MFERHLLEEVRDAMSDTPVILIVGARQVGKSTLAARLAPQAAHFTLDDLSVLDAARRDPVGFVRDLPSPALLDEIQRAPELLLPIKASVDRDRQPGRFVLTGSANVLTLPRVADSLAGRVSLQHLWPLSQGEQEGVREDFPAALFAESLPGTLPAGGRPDDLSARLLRGGYPEAVARGSERRRAAWFGDYLTTLIERDVRDLSRIAGVTELPRLLTLLAARAGNLLNASDLGRDAALNNVTLTRYLELLRALYLVDTLPAWSSNVGKRLIKAPKVYLPDTGLAAHLLGVGEARFSQDRGSLGALLENFVVGELQRQLSWSAVSARLYHYRTAGGAEVDAVLEARDGRVVGVEVKAAATVTGRDFGGLRALSEDAAHFHRGVVLYTGERVLPFGERLHAVPLGALWTWQDAARGSGADRR
- a CDS encoding aldo/keto reductase, with protein sequence MQMRVLGHSGLRVSAVGLGCNNFGGRLDQAATDAVVRRALDRGITLFDTADVYGNRGGSETMLGRALGSERANIVLASKFGLPMDDSGELQGARPAYVRQALEASLRRLGTDHLDLYQLHRPDPDTPIEDTLGALDELVREGLVGHVGVSNMDAPGVRAADEAARRLGLSRFTSCQDEYSLLVRDIEGELIPTMRELGLGLLPYFPLASGLLSGKYRAGQPLPEGARITGSENAQNRYLTERNWRVVEELRQFAEARGHTLLDLALSWLLASDVTGSVIAGATRPEQIDQNVAAAEWTLTPEDLAEVDRLTSA
- a CDS encoding GatB/YqeY domain-containing protein, whose protein sequence is MNLTTLKARHLIARKERNAPQAAVLGRVIGDTETQVKNRPGTDQGALVTGVLADQLTAMLRERAQLAGLGRDTARVDVELAVLQALDTEVRQEQARVDAERLARQLSPEALEASVREAVGGGATDLGAVMKWLKERHGGTYDGRLASQTARRILAGG